The genomic window GGCAATCGATCAGCCCGGCCGCCGTCCGAGCCTCGTCCACGCTCCCGGTCTTGAAGGCGACCTTGGTGCCGTACGGCAGCCCCTTCGGGAACTTGTCGCGGTCGTCGCAGGTCCTGAGGTGCTCGATCATCCGGTCGCAGGCCGAGGGGCTCGCCAGCCGATGCGCGTGGAGCGCCTCGAGGAGCCGCACCATCTCGTCGGCGGTCGTGCTGCCGAGGCCGTACGCCTTCGATCGTTCGGGAAAGACCGAGGTATCCCGCCGGAAGACCTTCGAGTGGATCTTGGTGTTCGGGTAGCCCATCGATTCCATGGTTGCCGCCGTCGCGCCGATCCCGATGGCGTCGAGGACCAGGTTCGTGGCGGTGTTATCCGAGCTCATGATCATCAGGCGGATGGCATCCTTGAGGGCGATCTGGTCCCCGGCGGAGAAGTGATCGGTGAGGATGCCGGAGCCGGGGACCTTGTCCTCCGCCCTCAGGGTGATGCGGGCGTCCAGGTCCACCTTCCCCTCCGCGGCCTGGCGATAGGCCTCGACCATGACCGGGAACTTGATGAGGCTCGCCGTGGGCTGGACTTCCGCCCCGCGGTGGTGGAATTCCTCGCCGGTCTTCAGGTTCTTGACCGCGATCGCGACCTTCCCCTTGTGGGCCCGGATGAGCGGCTCGAGTCGGGAGGTCAGCGTCGGGGCCGAGGGCGTCGCCCGGGCGTCCTCGCCGGCGGCCCGCGAGCGCGTCTCGCCAACGATCGCGGCGATCGCGGTGAAGAGCAGGGCGGCCCGGACGAGCCTGTTCGAGATCATTTGCGTCGGGATCATCGGCTTCCTCACGGTTCATCGGCGTCGGTCGCACCCCGGTTGCGCCGGGGATTGTCCCAATTCCGGACGCCCGGGCCAATCCGCCTCCGACTTTCGCGTCGCCGAGCGGGTATCATGGGGCCGCGCGGCTCCCCCCGCGCTCCGCCTCCGACTTTCGCGTCGCCGAGCGGGTATCATGGGGCCGCGCGGCTCCCCCCGCGCTCCGCATGATCTTGCAAGCAAGTCCTTTCATGAGGAGAGAGCGATGCTCGGTGATGACCAACGCCGGGGCCCACGCCGAGTCGGCCGGACGCTGCTCGCCGCGGCTATGATCCTGGCTGCGCACGGCTCGGCGCCCGCCGACGAGCCGGCGGCGCATGCGGGCCTGAAGCCCGGATCTCGGCTGGAGCGCCGGGGGGACGAGATCGCGGTCTGCGGGCAGCTCTACCACACCACGACGCCCGTGGTCCTCTGGTCCGACCCGGGCGGGTACGACGCCTACCGGCTGGAGCCCCGCTTCAAGCCGCTCAGCGATTCGATCCCGCCGGCCAGGAAGGAGGACACGCAGCCCGCGCTCCGCAGCACCTTCGGGCTCCGCCGCCGCAACCTGTCCGCGGACGACCTGGAGCGCGTCAGGGGGGGCGGCTGGGACCTCCCCACGCTCCGGAAGGCGGTGGACCAGTTCGTGATCCATTACGACGTCTGCGGGACGAGCCGCCGCTGCTTCCAGGTCCTCCACGACCAGCGCAACCTGAGCGTCCACTTCATGCTGGACGCGGACGGCACGATCTACCAGACGCTCGACCTCAAGGAGCAGGCCTGGCACGCCACGATCGCGAATGCGCGGTCGATCGGCATCGAGATCGCCAACATGGGGGCCTATCCGCCGGCCTCGGCACAGGCCCTGGATCGCTGGTATCGGACGACGCCGGGGGGCGACACGTTCCTCACCATCCCGGATGCGGAGCTGCCATTCCTGCGCGACCGCGACGCGGTCCTCCGGCCCGCGCGTGCCGCCCGGATCGGGGGCAACATCCAGGGGCAGGACCTCGTCCAGTACGACCTCACGGAGCGGCAGTACCAGGCGCTCATCCGACTGACCGCGACGCTCTGCACGCTGTTCCCCGGGATCCGCTGCGACTACCCGAAGGACGCGTCCGGGAAGCTCATCCCGGTCAAGATCCCCAACGACCAGCTCGACCGCTACCGCGGCATCGTCGGGCACTTCCACGTCCAGACGAACAAGACGGATCCGGGCCCGGCTTTCCAGTGGGACAAGCTCGTGGACGGGACGAAAGCCCTCCTGTCCGGCTCGGGGGTGACGCCATGAACATCGCCGTCACGGGGGCGACCGGCTTCCTGGGGCGTTACATCGTCGCCCGCCTCGCCGGGGCGGGCCACCGCCTCCGCTGCTGGCACCGGCCGTCCAGCGACCGGTCCCACTTCCCCGGCGCGGTCCCCGAGGGCGCCGTGACCTGGATCGAGGGCGGCCTCGGGGATCCCGGGGCCGTGGATCGGCTGCTGGACGGGGCCGACGCCGTCGTCCACTCGGCCCTGTCCCGCACGGGCGGGTTCCAGGCCCCTCCCGCGGACCTGACGGGCTATCTCCAGCTCAATCTGATGGGCTCGCTGGCCCTGATGGACGCGGCCCGACGCGCAGGGCTGTCGCGATTCGTCTTCGTCTCCACCTGCGCCGTGTACGACCGCATCCTGCCCGACCGGCCGCTCGATGAGGCCCATCCCGCGTGGCCGGCGAGCGATTATGGGGCCCACAAGGCGGCGATCGAGGCTTTCGTGCACAGCTTCGGCTTCGGGCACGGCTTCCCGGCTTGCGCCCTGAGGCCGACGGGCATCTACGGCCTCGCGCATCCGGCCCACGCGAGCAAGTGGTACGGCCTGGTGCGGAGCGTGGCCCGGGGCGAGCCGGTCCGGGTCTCGAAGGGAGGCAAGGAGGTCCACGCGGCGGACGTCGCCCGGGCCGTGGAGATCCTCCTGCTGGCCGAGGAGGGCCGGATCCTGGGCGAGTCGTTCAACTGCTACGACCGGTACGTGTCGGAGCGGGAGGTCGCCGAGATCGCTCGGCGGCTGACGGGGAGCGCCTCGGACATCACGGGCCCGGCCCCGTCGCCCCGGAACCAGATCGCCGTCGGCAAGCTGGCCGCGCTCGGGATGGAGTATGGGGGGCTCACCCTGCTGGAGGGCACGATCGCCCGGATGATCGAGGCCTGACCACCCGGGCTCGTGGCCGTCGCTCAGGGATTCGTCGAGGCCGTCGCGACCGACGGCGGTGCGTCCGGCCCGATCGGCGCCGATGCCGGGGCCGGCAGCGCGTGGGGGTTGGCGACGACCCGGTCGCCCTGCTTCAGGCCCGCGACCACCTCCACGTAGTCGGCGTCGCTGGCTCCGAGCCGGATGGGCTTCCAGTCCCAGGCGTCCTTGGGCGTGGAGGAGCCCCGATGGACGGCGGCGTAATGCCGGTCGCCGAAGCTCCGGATCGCGGTGACCGGGATCCGAGTGACGTTCGGGTGGGTGTCGGTCTTGAAGAAGACCTCCGCCGTCAGGCCCGGGCGGAGGTCGTCGAAGCCCTCCGCGATCCTCACGCTGGCGAAGTAGATGCGGACGTCGGAAAACGGGCCGTTGACGGGCGTCGAGATGGCGGTCACCGCTTCCACCACGCCGCGGATGGTGCGATCGGGGAAGGCGTCGATCCGAATGATGGCCGGCTGGCCGACCTTGACGAATGCAACCTTCGTCTCGTTGATCCGCGTCTTGACCCGCATGTTCTTGGGATCGGGCAGCTCGAAGATCGGCTGGTCCTGCCGCACGGTGACGCCCTGCTCGATCTGCGCCTCCACGCGGCCCCAGGGATTGGTCGTCGGCTTGTAGACGACCGTCCCGTCGATCGGCGCCCTCATCGTGCAGTTGTCGATGCACTTCTGGAGCCTCGCCAGGCGCTGCTTCTCGAGCTCGAAGGCGGCTTCCTGAGTCTTCTTGTCGGCCTGGATGGCCATCAGCTTCGCCTCGAGCTGCTTCAGGTTCTTCGGGCCGGTGTACTTCTCGAGGCGTTCCAGCATGCCCTGGGCTTCCTCGAGGGCGATGCCGGCCTGCTGGTCGCTCAGCTCGTCGGCGCGGAGCTGCGAGGAGGCACGGAAGCCCTTCTTCGCCATGTCCCTCGACCATGCGAGATTCCGGCTCGTCTGCTCCTTCGTGATCTCGCAGGTCTTGATGTATTGCTTGATCAGCCCGAGGTCCTGGGGCAGGATGCCGTCGCGATACTCCCTGAGCGTGATCTCCGTCACTTCGAAGATCGCGCGGGCCTGTTCCACCCACGCCTTCGCCTGGGCGTAGCGGATGAGCTGCGACTTCACCTCGTCCTGGAAGGCCGAGCTGTCGAGTTCGCAGACCACGTCTCCCTTGCGGACCTTGCTG from Aquisphaera giovannonii includes these protein-coding regions:
- a CDS encoding serine hydrolase, producing the protein MIPTQMISNRLVRAALLFTAIAAIVGETRSRAAGEDARATPSAPTLTSRLEPLIRAHKGKVAIAVKNLKTGEEFHHRGAEVQPTASLIKFPVMVEAYRQAAEGKVDLDARITLRAEDKVPGSGILTDHFSAGDQIALKDAIRLMIMSSDNTATNLVLDAIGIGATAATMESMGYPNTKIHSKVFRRDTSVFPERSKAYGLGSTTADEMVRLLEALHAHRLASPSACDRMIEHLRTCDDRDKFPKGLPYGTKVAFKTGSVDEARTAAGLIDCPDGTVALCVLTCENQDRRWVPDNAGNVLCADVARAVFAHFSQPGAAPSAAR
- a CDS encoding NAD-dependent epimerase/dehydratase family protein, with the protein product MNIAVTGATGFLGRYIVARLAGAGHRLRCWHRPSSDRSHFPGAVPEGAVTWIEGGLGDPGAVDRLLDGADAVVHSALSRTGGFQAPPADLTGYLQLNLMGSLALMDAARRAGLSRFVFVSTCAVYDRILPDRPLDEAHPAWPASDYGAHKAAIEAFVHSFGFGHGFPACALRPTGIYGLAHPAHASKWYGLVRSVARGEPVRVSKGGKEVHAADVARAVEILLLAEEGRILGESFNCYDRYVSEREVAEIARRLTGSASDITGPAPSPRNQIAVGKLAALGMEYGGLTLLEGTIARMIEA
- a CDS encoding N-acetylmuramoyl-L-alanine amidase gives rise to the protein MLGDDQRRGPRRVGRTLLAAAMILAAHGSAPADEPAAHAGLKPGSRLERRGDEIAVCGQLYHTTTPVVLWSDPGGYDAYRLEPRFKPLSDSIPPARKEDTQPALRSTFGLRRRNLSADDLERVRGGGWDLPTLRKAVDQFVIHYDVCGTSRRCFQVLHDQRNLSVHFMLDADGTIYQTLDLKEQAWHATIANARSIGIEIANMGAYPPASAQALDRWYRTTPGGDTFLTIPDAELPFLRDRDAVLRPARAARIGGNIQGQDLVQYDLTERQYQALIRLTATLCTLFPGIRCDYPKDASGKLIPVKIPNDQLDRYRGIVGHFHVQTNKTDPGPAFQWDKLVDGTKALLSGSGVTP
- a CDS encoding efflux RND transporter periplasmic adaptor subunit; protein product: MEEEKPGATRIISIVPEGSKVRKGDVVCELDSSAFQDEVKSQLIRYAQAKAWVEQARAIFEVTEITLREYRDGILPQDLGLIKQYIKTCEITKEQTSRNLAWSRDMAKKGFRASSQLRADELSDQQAGIALEEAQGMLERLEKYTGPKNLKQLEAKLMAIQADKKTQEAAFELEKQRLARLQKCIDNCTMRAPIDGTVVYKPTTNPWGRVEAQIEQGVTVRQDQPIFELPDPKNMRVKTRINETKVAFVKVGQPAIIRIDAFPDRTIRGVVEAVTAISTPVNGPFSDVRIYFASVRIAEGFDDLRPGLTAEVFFKTDTHPNVTRIPVTAIRSFGDRHYAAVHRGSSTPKDAWDWKPIRLGASDADYVEVVAGLKQGDRVVANPHALPAPASAPIGPDAPPSVATASTNP